A single window of Paracoccus albus DNA harbors:
- a CDS encoding LysR family transcriptional regulator: MIDIQPLTILREIDRTGSLTEAADQLCLTQSAVSHAIRRFEERHGVKLWEREGRKLRLTSAGQYLLTLAQRVLPQLEHGASVLEDYARGRRGAIRVGMECHPCQDWLMRVVDPFLAEWPDVDLDVTTAFQFGGLAALLGHEIDILVTPDPIERPGLEYRPVFDYEMVLAVANNHPLAKRGRVEPQDLARETLITYPVARERLDIYTRFLVPANALPRRHRTVETTDLMLRLVASGRAVSATPDWLLRGVSGVTGVRIGEGIPKSIHLGHRGGEIASYLKGFIDLATKVRV, from the coding sequence ATGATTGATATCCAGCCTCTGACCATTCTTCGAGAGATCGACCGAACGGGCAGCCTGACAGAGGCGGCGGATCAGCTTTGCCTGACGCAATCGGCCGTCAGCCACGCAATCCGCCGGTTCGAGGAACGTCATGGTGTTAAACTTTGGGAGCGAGAGGGCCGCAAGCTGCGTCTCACTTCTGCGGGCCAGTATCTTCTGACGCTGGCGCAGCGGGTTCTGCCGCAATTGGAACATGGTGCTTCGGTGCTGGAAGATTACGCGCGCGGTCGCCGCGGCGCGATCCGGGTCGGGATGGAGTGTCATCCCTGTCAGGACTGGCTGATGCGTGTCGTGGATCCGTTTCTGGCGGAATGGCCGGATGTCGATCTGGATGTGACAACTGCATTCCAGTTCGGCGGCTTGGCAGCGCTGCTCGGGCATGAGATCGACATTCTTGTAACCCCGGATCCCATCGAACGTCCGGGCTTGGAATACCGACCCGTTTTTGATTACGAAATGGTTCTTGCGGTGGCCAATAATCACCCGCTGGCGAAGAGGGGACGGGTTGAACCACAGGATTTGGCACGCGAGACGCTGATCACCTATCCCGTTGCCCGCGAAAGGCTGGATATCTACACCCGCTTTCTCGTTCCCGCCAACGCGCTGCCACGTCGTCACCGGACGGTGGAAACCACCGATCTGATGCTTCGGCTGGTGGCTTCGGGCCGGGCGGTCAGCGCGACGCCGGATTGGCTGCTGCGCGGGGTCAGCGGCGTGACGGGCGTGCGGATCGGCGAGGGCATCCCGAAATCCATTCATCTGGGCCATCGCGGGGGGGAAATCGCCAGCTATCTGAAAGGCTTCATTGATCTGGCCACGAAGGTCCGCGTCTGA
- a CDS encoding FdhF/YdeP family oxidoreductase, with the protein MTEKHVTGKPSSAAGGWGALKSVGRQLMGSGQPLRGAKTLLSLNQADGFDCPGCAWGDPEHGSSFEFCENGVKAVAWEATRARITAEFLAEHSVTELQGWSDYDLEHQGRLTQPLRYNAETDHYEEIGWDDAFAEIGAALNALDNPNEAEFYTSGRASNEAAFLYQLFVRLYGTNNFPDCSNMCHEASGVALTEAIGIGKGTVLLEDFEKCDLVYCVGQNPGTNHPRMLATLREVVERGAKVCVINTLKEKGLRRFADPQNKLEMLHGGSEPTSTDYYRPRLGGDMAVFRGMSRLVLEADDTARAEGQPPVIDRDFIAEHTDGFDAWADMVRVTPWDIIEEQSGLTRDEIAEMAGMYMRAERVITTWAMGITQHLHSVQTIREITSFMLLRGNIGREGAGLCPVRGHSNVQGDRTVGINENPPKAMMDAMEAELGVPLPREPGHNVAHAIGAMLDGSAKAFVALGGNFARAVPDSSLVAEALGRLDLTVNIATKLNHSHLMPGQKSYVLPCLGRTEIDRNAAGERQMITVEDSMSMVHGSAGINPPASKDLRSEIAIIAGIAKATVGSDVVNWDIMAQDYDKIRDMIARVLPIYGDFNRDVRQPRGFWLRNGASHREWNTPTGRANFGLDGLPERTEWQQVQDRDGQFVLQTFRSHDQYNTTIYGMDDRYRGVYGARKVVFINPDDAAGMGLSAGDLVDVTGCYDDGRLRQCLGFRVVPYDIPFGCLGGYYPEMNELVPHQAVGDKSFTPTSKSIIVRITPHRQ; encoded by the coding sequence ATGACCGAGAAGCATGTGACCGGAAAACCATCCAGTGCTGCCGGCGGATGGGGAGCGCTGAAAAGCGTCGGGCGCCAGTTGATGGGCAGCGGCCAGCCGCTGCGGGGGGCGAAGACTCTGCTCAGCCTCAATCAGGCTGACGGGTTCGATTGCCCCGGATGCGCATGGGGCGACCCGGAACATGGATCTTCTTTTGAGTTCTGCGAAAACGGCGTCAAGGCCGTTGCATGGGAGGCCACACGGGCGCGGATCACGGCGGAGTTTCTGGCGGAACATTCCGTCACCGAGTTGCAGGGCTGGAGCGATTACGACCTGGAACATCAGGGGCGGTTGACCCAACCGCTGCGTTACAATGCCGAAACCGATCACTATGAGGAGATCGGTTGGGACGACGCATTCGCGGAAATCGGCGCGGCGCTGAACGCCCTCGACAATCCCAATGAGGCGGAATTCTACACCTCGGGCCGGGCCAGCAATGAGGCTGCTTTTCTTTATCAGCTTTTCGTCCGTCTCTACGGGACCAACAACTTTCCCGACTGTTCGAACATGTGTCACGAAGCCAGCGGCGTCGCCCTGACCGAGGCCATCGGCATCGGCAAGGGCACGGTCCTGCTGGAAGATTTCGAAAAATGCGATCTGGTCTATTGCGTCGGTCAGAATCCCGGCACCAACCATCCCCGCATGCTGGCCACCCTGCGTGAGGTGGTAGAGCGCGGCGCCAAGGTCTGCGTTATCAATACCCTGAAGGAAAAGGGCCTGCGCCGGTTTGCCGATCCGCAGAATAAGCTGGAAATGCTGCATGGTGGGTCCGAGCCGACCTCGACCGATTATTACCGCCCCCGCCTTGGCGGCGACATGGCGGTGTTCCGCGGCATGTCGCGTCTGGTGCTGGAGGCGGATGACACGGCCCGTGCCGAAGGCCAACCACCGGTCATAGACCGCGACTTCATCGCCGAACACACTGACGGTTTCGACGCATGGGCGGATATGGTTCGCGTGACACCCTGGGATATAATCGAAGAGCAATCCGGTCTGACCCGCGACGAAATCGCAGAGATGGCGGGAATGTATATGCGCGCCGAACGTGTGATCACGACATGGGCGATGGGGATCACACAGCACCTGCATTCGGTGCAGACCATACGCGAGATCACCAGCTTCATGCTTCTGCGTGGCAATATCGGTCGCGAAGGCGCAGGGTTGTGTCCGGTGCGCGGACATTCCAATGTTCAGGGCGACCGCACGGTCGGCATCAATGAAAATCCGCCCAAGGCCATGATGGATGCGATGGAGGCAGAGCTTGGCGTGCCCCTGCCCCGCGAACCGGGCCATAATGTTGCCCATGCCATTGGCGCGATGCTGGACGGATCGGCGAAGGCGTTCGTGGCTCTTGGCGGGAACTTCGCGCGCGCGGTGCCGGACAGTTCGCTGGTCGCGGAAGCGCTTGGCCGTCTGGATCTGACGGTGAATATTGCGACCAAACTGAACCATTCCCATCTGATGCCCGGTCAAAAATCCTATGTCCTGCCCTGCCTTGGCCGAACGGAAATCGACCGCAATGCGGCGGGCGAGCGCCAGATGATCACGGTAGAGGATTCCATGTCGATGGTGCACGGCTCTGCCGGGATCAACCCACCTGCGTCGAAGGATCTGCGTTCCGAGATAGCCATCATCGCCGGCATTGCCAAGGCCACGGTGGGAAGCGATGTCGTGAATTGGGATATTATGGCGCAGGATTACGACAAGATCCGCGACATGATAGCCCGCGTGTTGCCGATCTACGGGGATTTTAACCGCGATGTGCGCCAACCGCGTGGGTTCTGGCTGCGCAACGGGGCCTCGCATCGCGAATGGAACACGCCCACCGGTCGGGCGAATTTCGGGTTGGACGGCTTGCCAGAACGGACCGAATGGCAGCAGGTGCAGGACCGGGATGGGCAGTTTGTGCTGCAGACCTTCCGTTCTCACGATCAGTATAACACCACGATCTACGGCATGGATGACCGCTATCGCGGCGTATACGGCGCGCGGAAGGTCGTGTTTATCAACCCGGACGACGCCGCTGGAATGGGTCTGTCAGCGGGTGATCTTGTCGATGTGACGGGATGCTATGACGATGGCCGGTTGCGGCAATGCCTTGGCTTTCGGGTTGTTCCTTATGACATCCCGTTCGGCTGTCTTGGCGGCTATTATCCCGAGATGAATGAGCTGGTGCCACATCAGGCTGTCGGCGACAAGAGCTTCACGCCGACTTCAAAATCAATCATCGTGCGTATCACTCCGCATCGGCAATGA
- a CDS encoding alpha/beta hydrolase family protein: MKRLTLLTILAFSHALPVAAEMLPGYDRFDLNADHRARPVSASIWYPAANPTYRAPIGDGPIFEPTFAFVGAAIAEGKYPLILLSHGSGGNADSLGWLSSGLVGRGAIVLAVDHPGSSSGDSSPRRSVDLEARANDLSAAADMVLSDPALAPFIDEARIGVVGFSLGGATALGLSGVRFDGTVQDRNCTTNPDAADCRFFLRGAVRFADYPGFEADMRDRRVAKAVIVDPGFGGAADPVTVRDALPEMLLINLGDAERLRAADVGPEGNDLANRLPGASYEEIAPANHFTFLGTCQEGATEMLAQDEDDPICTDPEGTDRAATHADLIEVIASGLGL; the protein is encoded by the coding sequence ATGAAACGACTGACACTGCTTACCATCCTTGCCTTTTCTCACGCATTGCCCGTCGCGGCGGAAATGCTGCCCGGATATGACCGGTTTGATCTGAATGCGGATCATCGCGCCCGTCCTGTTTCAGCATCTATCTGGTATCCGGCAGCCAATCCGACTTATCGCGCGCCCATCGGCGACGGCCCGATATTCGAACCTACTTTCGCATTCGTCGGCGCGGCCATTGCCGAGGGCAAATATCCGCTGATTCTTCTGTCGCACGGGTCCGGTGGAAATGCCGATTCTTTGGGGTGGCTGAGCAGCGGGCTGGTTGGACGAGGTGCGATTGTCCTTGCGGTCGATCATCCGGGCTCCTCCAGCGGCGACAGCTCGCCGCGACGTTCTGTCGATCTGGAGGCACGGGCCAATGATCTTTCAGCGGCGGCGGATATGGTCCTATCCGATCCGGCCTTAGCGCCTTTCATAGACGAGGCACGGATCGGCGTCGTTGGATTCTCGCTGGGCGGCGCGACCGCGCTTGGCCTGTCGGGTGTGCGTTTTGACGGGACGGTGCAGGACCGAAATTGCACAACGAATCCGGACGCGGCCGATTGCCGGTTCTTCCTGCGGGGCGCTGTGCGGTTTGCGGACTATCCTGGCTTCGAAGCCGATATGCGCGACCGGCGTGTTGCGAAGGCCGTGATCGTAGATCCGGGTTTCGGCGGTGCGGCCGATCCGGTGACAGTCAGGGATGCTCTTCCCGAAATGCTTCTGATCAACCTTGGCGATGCGGAACGCTTGCGCGCCGCTGATGTCGGACCGGAAGGGAATGATCTGGCCAACCGGCTGCCCGGCGCGTCCTATGAAGAGATCGCGCCTGCAAACCATTTTACCTTTCTTGGTACTTGTCAGGAGGGTGCCACCGAAATGTTGGCGCAAGACGAGGATGACCCGATCTGTACAGACCCCGAAGGCACGGATCGTGCCGCGACGCACGCTGATCTGATCGAAGTTATCGCGTCAGGGCTTGGGCTTTAA